In Enoplosus armatus isolate fEnoArm2 chromosome 2, fEnoArm2.hap1, whole genome shotgun sequence, one DNA window encodes the following:
- the ten1 gene encoding CST complex subunit TEN1, which yields MLPAAAVFRFPWEVNSGAMQEGESVRVFGRLVCYQPEESRATLSAQHASKEHHVVVHTLFVEPFNPIIGAQYIVLGEIENAEGVGVMVRARVLNCVDGVNIALLQKAINEQRSFFRERERTQGDAAQPAHAT from the exons ATGCTTCCCGCAGCTGCAGTTTTTCGTTTCCCCTGGGAAGTAAACTCTGGAGCAATGCAGGAAGGAGAATCAGTGAGAGTGTTTGGCAG ACTTGTCTGCTATCAGCCTGAGGAGTCCAGGGCTACGCTGTCAGCTCAGCATGCTTCTAAAGAGCACCATGTGGTCGTCCACACCCTGTTTGTGGAGCCCTTTAACCCAATAATTGGGGCCCAGTACATAGTTCTGGGTGAGATTGAAAATGCTGAGG GGGTCGGTGTGATGGTCCGTGCCCGTGTGCTGAACTGTGTTGATGGTGTAAACATTGCCCTTCTACAGAAAGCCATCAATGAGCAAAGGAGCTTCTTCAGGGAGAGGGAGCGCACACAGGGTGATGCTGCACAACCTGCTCATGCAACCTGA
- the acox1 gene encoding peroxisomal acyl-coenzyme A oxidase 1 isoform X2, translating into MNPDIMKERQNATFDVEKLTNILDGGPEKTKRRREIESMVLNDPDFKEEDPNFLSRSERYDQAVRKSAQMILKLREYGIADPEEIYCYKKLELMSVPEPLDLHLGMFLPTLLNQATPEQMDRFFMPAWNLEIIGTYAQTEMGHGTHLRGLETTATYDPATQEFVLNSPTISSIKWWPGGLGKTSNHAIVLAQLYTQGNCHGLHAFIVPIRDMSTHEPLPGIVVGDIGPKFGFNEVDNGFLKLENVRIPRENMLMKYAKVEPDGNYVKPPSAKLTYGTMVFIRSLIVGESARALAKSCTIAIRYSSVRHQSEIRPGEPEPQILDYQTQQYKLFPLLAMAYAFTFVGQYMKQTYHRISGDINEGDFSELPELHALSAGLKAFTTWATNSAIEVCRMSCGGHGYSRSSALPDIYVEFTPTCTYEGENTVMMLQTARYLVKSYRQAKAGQQLSGIVSYLNEAENRRVQPQPVAARPTVVDINDLASLVEVYKLRAAILVELAAKSIQQELQQRKSQEDAWNNSAIDLVRASDAHCHYVVVKLFTDRLGEIGDTAIHSVLSTLALLYALHGITKNSGDFLQAGLLSVPQMLQISVRIKELLSQLRPNAVVLVDAFDTHDKKLNSVLGRYDGNVYEHMFEWARHSPLNSTEVHESFHKYLKPLRSKL; encoded by the exons ATGAATCCCGATATTATGAAAGAGCGGCAAAACGCCACTTTTGACGTCGAGAAACTGACCAACATTTTGGACGGGGGCCCAGAAAAGACCAAAAGAAGGCGAGAAATTG AGTCAATGGTTCTCAACGACCCGGACTTCAAGGAGGAGGACCCAAACTTCCTGTCCCGCAGTGAGCGCTATGACCAGGCTGTTAGAAAAAGTGCCCAAATGATCCTCAAGCTCAGAGAGTATGGCATTGCAGACCCAGAGGAGATCTACTGCTATAAGAA ATTAGAGCTGATGTCCGT ACCAGAGCCCTTGGATCTCCATCTGGGGATGTTCCTGCCCACACTGCTCAACCAGGCCACCCCAGAGCAAATGGACCGTTTCTTCATGCCCGCTTGGAACCTAGAGATCATCGGCACCTACGCTCAGACTGAGATGGGCCACG GCACACACCTCAGAGGGCTGGAGACCACAGCCACATATGACCCAGCCACACAGGAGTTTGTCTTGAACAGTCCCACAATCAGCTCCATCAAATGGTGGCCTGGAGGAC TTGGAAAGACCTCAAACCATGCCATCGTTCTAGCCCAGCTTTACACTCAGGGAAACTGCCATGGTCTGCATGCTTTCATCGTACCCATCCGCGACATGAGCACACATGAACCCCTGCCAG gTATTGTGGTTGGAGATATCGGCCCCAAGTTTGGCTTTAATGAAGTTGACAACGGCTTCCTGAAACTAGAGAACGTACGAATCCCACGGGAGAACATGCTGATGAAATACGCCAAG GTGGAGCCAGATGGAAACTATGTGAAGCCACCAAGTGCCAAGCTGACCTACGGCACCATGGTGTTCATCCGCTCCCTTATCGTAGGCGAGTCAGCTAGGGCCCTCGCCAAGTCCTGCACCATCGCCATCCGCTACAGTTCTGTTCGTCACCAGTCTGAAATCCGGCCGGG AGAGCCAGAGCCCCAGATCCTTGACTACCAGACACAGCAGTACAAGCTGTTCCCTCTGCTGGCTATGGCCTATGCCTTCACTTTTGTCGGCCAGTATATGAAGCAGACCTACCACCGCATCAGTGGTGACATCAACGAGGGTGACTTCAGCGAACTGCCTGAG CTCCATGCCTTGTCTGCGGGTCTGAAGGCCTTCACCACGTGGGCAACCAACTCTGCCATAGAGGTGTGCCGCATGTCATGTGGTGGCCACGGCTACTCTCGCAGCAGCGCCTTGCCAGACATTTACGTCGAGTTCACACCTACATGCACCTACGAGGGAGAGAACACAGTCATGATGCTGCAGACTGCGAG ATACCTCGTGAAGAGCTACCGGCAGGCTAAGGCAGGCCAGCAGCTGAGCGGCATCGTGTCGTACCTGAATGAAGCAGAGAACCGGCGAGTCCAGCCCCAGCCCGTCGCTGCCAGACCAACTGTGGTCGACATAAACGACCTGGCTAGCCTGGTGGAGGTCTACAAACTACGAGCTGCCAT tctAGTGGAGCTGGCAGCTAAGAGCATCCAGCAGGAGTTGCAGCAAAGGAAGAGCCAGGAGGATGCTTGGAACAACAGTGCTATCGACCTGGTCAGAGCCTCAGAT gCCCACTGTCACTATGTTGTAGTGAAGCTCTTTACTGACAGGCTGGGGGAGATCGGTGACACAGCAATACACTCAGTGCTGTCAACCCTGGCTCTGCTCTACGCCCTGCATGGCATCACAAAGAACTCTGGAGACTTCCTACAG gctGGGCTGCTGAGTGTGCCCCAGATGCTGCAGATTTCTGTTCGTATCAAGGAGCTGCTGTCTCAGCTGAGGCCCAACGCTGTGGTACTGGTAGATGCATTTGATACCCACGACAAGAAGCTGAATTCAGTCCTGGGACGATATGATGGGAACGTCTATGAGCACATGTTCGAGTGGGCTCGTCACTCACCCCTAAACTCCACAGAG GTCCATGAATCCTTCCACAAGTACCTGAAGCCCCTGCGGTCCAAACTGTGA
- the acox1 gene encoding peroxisomal acyl-coenzyme A oxidase 1 isoform X1 — protein sequence MNPDIMKERQNATFDVEKLTNILDGGPEKTKRRREIESMVLNDPDFKEEDPNFLSRSERYDQAVRKSAQMILKLREYGIADPEEIYCYKNCVHPNRPEPLDLHLGMFLPTLLNQATPEQMDRFFMPAWNLEIIGTYAQTEMGHGTHLRGLETTATYDPATQEFVLNSPTISSIKWWPGGLGKTSNHAIVLAQLYTQGNCHGLHAFIVPIRDMSTHEPLPGIVVGDIGPKFGFNEVDNGFLKLENVRIPRENMLMKYAKVEPDGNYVKPPSAKLTYGTMVFIRSLIVGESARALAKSCTIAIRYSSVRHQSEIRPGEPEPQILDYQTQQYKLFPLLAMAYAFTFVGQYMKQTYHRISGDINEGDFSELPELHALSAGLKAFTTWATNSAIEVCRMSCGGHGYSRSSALPDIYVEFTPTCTYEGENTVMMLQTARYLVKSYRQAKAGQQLSGIVSYLNEAENRRVQPQPVAARPTVVDINDLASLVEVYKLRAAILVELAAKSIQQELQQRKSQEDAWNNSAIDLVRASDAHCHYVVVKLFTDRLGEIGDTAIHSVLSTLALLYALHGITKNSGDFLQAGLLSVPQMLQISVRIKELLSQLRPNAVVLVDAFDTHDKKLNSVLGRYDGNVYEHMFEWARHSPLNSTEVHESFHKYLKPLRSKL from the exons ATGAATCCCGATATTATGAAAGAGCGGCAAAACGCCACTTTTGACGTCGAGAAACTGACCAACATTTTGGACGGGGGCCCAGAAAAGACCAAAAGAAGGCGAGAAATTG AGTCAATGGTTCTCAACGACCCGGACTTCAAGGAGGAGGACCCAAACTTCCTGTCCCGCAGTGAGCGCTATGACCAGGCTGTTAGAAAAAGTGCCCAAATGATCCTCAAGCTCAGAGAGTATGGCATTGCAGACCCAGAGGAGATCTACTGCTATAAGAA CTGTGTGCACCCCAATAGACCAGAGCCCTTGGATCTCCATCTGGGGATGTTCCTGCCCACACTGCTCAACCAGGCCACCCCAGAGCAAATGGACCGTTTCTTCATGCCCGCTTGGAACCTAGAGATCATCGGCACCTACGCTCAGACTGAGATGGGCCACG GCACACACCTCAGAGGGCTGGAGACCACAGCCACATATGACCCAGCCACACAGGAGTTTGTCTTGAACAGTCCCACAATCAGCTCCATCAAATGGTGGCCTGGAGGAC TTGGAAAGACCTCAAACCATGCCATCGTTCTAGCCCAGCTTTACACTCAGGGAAACTGCCATGGTCTGCATGCTTTCATCGTACCCATCCGCGACATGAGCACACATGAACCCCTGCCAG gTATTGTGGTTGGAGATATCGGCCCCAAGTTTGGCTTTAATGAAGTTGACAACGGCTTCCTGAAACTAGAGAACGTACGAATCCCACGGGAGAACATGCTGATGAAATACGCCAAG GTGGAGCCAGATGGAAACTATGTGAAGCCACCAAGTGCCAAGCTGACCTACGGCACCATGGTGTTCATCCGCTCCCTTATCGTAGGCGAGTCAGCTAGGGCCCTCGCCAAGTCCTGCACCATCGCCATCCGCTACAGTTCTGTTCGTCACCAGTCTGAAATCCGGCCGGG AGAGCCAGAGCCCCAGATCCTTGACTACCAGACACAGCAGTACAAGCTGTTCCCTCTGCTGGCTATGGCCTATGCCTTCACTTTTGTCGGCCAGTATATGAAGCAGACCTACCACCGCATCAGTGGTGACATCAACGAGGGTGACTTCAGCGAACTGCCTGAG CTCCATGCCTTGTCTGCGGGTCTGAAGGCCTTCACCACGTGGGCAACCAACTCTGCCATAGAGGTGTGCCGCATGTCATGTGGTGGCCACGGCTACTCTCGCAGCAGCGCCTTGCCAGACATTTACGTCGAGTTCACACCTACATGCACCTACGAGGGAGAGAACACAGTCATGATGCTGCAGACTGCGAG ATACCTCGTGAAGAGCTACCGGCAGGCTAAGGCAGGCCAGCAGCTGAGCGGCATCGTGTCGTACCTGAATGAAGCAGAGAACCGGCGAGTCCAGCCCCAGCCCGTCGCTGCCAGACCAACTGTGGTCGACATAAACGACCTGGCTAGCCTGGTGGAGGTCTACAAACTACGAGCTGCCAT tctAGTGGAGCTGGCAGCTAAGAGCATCCAGCAGGAGTTGCAGCAAAGGAAGAGCCAGGAGGATGCTTGGAACAACAGTGCTATCGACCTGGTCAGAGCCTCAGAT gCCCACTGTCACTATGTTGTAGTGAAGCTCTTTACTGACAGGCTGGGGGAGATCGGTGACACAGCAATACACTCAGTGCTGTCAACCCTGGCTCTGCTCTACGCCCTGCATGGCATCACAAAGAACTCTGGAGACTTCCTACAG gctGGGCTGCTGAGTGTGCCCCAGATGCTGCAGATTTCTGTTCGTATCAAGGAGCTGCTGTCTCAGCTGAGGCCCAACGCTGTGGTACTGGTAGATGCATTTGATACCCACGACAAGAAGCTGAATTCAGTCCTGGGACGATATGATGGGAACGTCTATGAGCACATGTTCGAGTGGGCTCGTCACTCACCCCTAAACTCCACAGAG GTCCATGAATCCTTCCACAAGTACCTGAAGCCCCTGCGGTCCAAACTGTGA